Proteins encoded together in one Amblyomma americanum isolate KBUSLIRL-KWMA chromosome 1, ASM5285725v1, whole genome shotgun sequence window:
- the LOC144121254 gene encoding uncharacterized protein LOC144121254 yields the protein MQVRVGGTLSSPPPITTGVTKGSVLSPFLFNLVMAGLPSVIQQGLCHRVFCSVYVDDVALLVLASRRHIASARQALQRALDEVQCFQASRDLVLAATKSEALFVLPRGSRATSRIRTLRICGSDLPLEAISLDFGGTSKRHKPAAALNQPATAFLDAIKEPTLLFTDGSVLPATRKGAATLVAPQLKATRTRKLPFPGSSTAAELAGLHLVADLIATIPSGPACRPSTDAGHQIFLHLEPGHSGIEGNDLADTLAKSAHTDGSPIVRALHRDRRTAAYKPFRQLSDQLPRRGRALLLRLRIGCTWTPSRLYACGRGHTPACPSCGYTGTLGHLLLACPTHDSPRLRLESGYRALGLPPTMKHDLLFPAHSQLLAHRVLLSFLEETGLSILL from the exons ATGCAGGTTCGGGTTGGGGGCACTCTGAGCTCTCCGCCGCCCATCACCACCGGGGTCACTAAGGGCTCAGTTCTCagccccttcctcttcaacctggtcatggCCGGCCTCCCGTCCGTCATCCAGCAGGGTCTTTGCCACAGGGTCTTCTGCTCCGTGTATGTGGACGACGTCGCCCTCTTGGTCCTGGCCTCTCGGAGGCACATCGCTTCTGCCAGGCAGGCCCTCCAGCGAGCCCTCGACGAGGTGCAGTGCTTCCAGGCGTCCAGGGACCTGGTGCTCGCTGCCACCAAGTCAGAGGCACTCTTCGTCCTTCCGCGGGGTTCACGGGCCACGTCGCGAATCCGTACCTTGCGGATCTGCGGCAGTGACCTCCCCCTGGAAGCA ATCTCCCTGGACTTCGGAGGCACGTCGAAGCGCCACAAACCAGCTGCGGCCCTCAATCAGCCCGCTACTGCCTTCCTGGATGCGATTAAGGAGCCCACCCTTCTCTTCACCGATGGCTCGGTGCTACCAGCCACAAGAAAGGGGGCAGCGACACTCGTGGCTCCGCAGCTGAAAGCGACAAGGACACGCAAGCTGCCCTTCCCAGGCAGTTCCACTGCGGCTGAGCTGGCCGGACTCCACCTGGTAGCGGACCTGATTGCGACCATTCCATCTG GGCCCGCCTGCAGACCCTCGACAGATGCTGGCCACCAGATATTTCTGCATTTGGAGCCGGGCCACTCCGGCATTGAGGGCAACGACCTGGCCGACACTCTGGCCAAGTCTGCCCACACCGATGGGTCCCCG ATTGTACGGGCACTTCACCGCGACCGGAGGACTGCGGCCTATAAGCCCTTCCGCCAGCTCTCGGACCAGCTGCCCAGGCGGGGCCGAGCCCTCCTCCTGCGCCTCCGCATCGGTTGCACGTGGACGCCCTCCAGATTGTACGCGTGTGGCAGGGGCCACACTCCTGCCTGCCCCTCCTGCGGGTACACGGGGACACTCGGCCACCTCCTGCTGGCGTGCCCGACCCATGATTCCCCCAGGCTGCGGCTCGAGTCGGGATACCGGGCACTCGGTCTCCCGCCTACCATGAAGCACGACCTCCTCTTCCCGGCTCACAGCCAGCTCCTGGCGCATcgggtcctcctctccttcctcgaggAGACTGGCCTGAGCATCCTCCTCTAG